In Oenanthe melanoleuca isolate GR-GAL-2019-014 chromosome 19, OMel1.0, whole genome shotgun sequence, a genomic segment contains:
- the PIGW gene encoding phosphatidylinositol-glycan biosynthesis class W protein, whose protein sequence is MSQKELKEAFISNLNGTSLLEISAGLSLPPLCLLCRGLLLILHYLHHGKPVSSRKYSLLLDFLVLVSPLLFSCTVLSPIIFFIPFILAAFCAGIFFRIYSQRKRETRAPFGQIVKEFQEARLDPESIPAITVFRVYINVLTSISILAVDFPQYPRRYAKAETYGTGVMDLGVGAFIFGNALVCPEVRQKSPTTQPRFSSLARQLFAVWPLVSLGVGRLLSVKSIGYHEHTSEYGVHWNFFFTLALVRLAASLLLAIFPKHKAWLVAVALAVLYQLLLSSTSLKGFILHGSDGSGSRLGFLDANREGLLSLCGYLAIYLASVQVGLWLLQRRGSVREWLEALRGLALALVALWVLLQLCQMCTEPVSRRMANLPFCTWVLAHCLLLLGFFVLTDLTLVFTKLLVRGSSVPCCWNVVQPPNSRKKHGMEAVGRQDKLSQLCLISAINKNQLLFFLLANVMTGAVNILIDTIHSKAAFTLCILHLYMFFNCLVMYILHDRNIVLKFW, encoded by the coding sequence ATGTCCCAGAAAGAGCTGAAGGAAGCCTTTATCAGCAACCTAAACGGAACGAGTTTGCTGGAAATTTCCGCAGGCTTGTCCCTGCCTCcgctgtgcctgctctgcagagggctcCTCCTGATCCTGCACTACCTGCACCATGGAAAACCTGTCAGCTCAAGGAAGTACAGCCTGCTGCTAGACTTCCTGGTGCTGGtgtctcctctcctcttctcctgtACTGTCTTGTCTCCAATCATCTTCTTCATACCATTTATCCTTGCTGCCTTCTGTGCtggaatatttttcagaatatacAGCCAGAGAAAACGGGAGACCAGAGCGCCCTTTGGGCAAATTGTAAAAGAATTCCAGGAGGCACGCTTGGATCCCGAGAGCATTCCAGCAATAACTGTGTTCCGTGTTTATATCAACGTGCTGACATCCATCAGCATTTTGGCCGTGGATTTCCCGCAGTACCCCCGGCGATACGCCAAGGCCGAGACCTACGGCACCGGCGTCATGGATTTGGGGGTGGGAGCCTTTATCTTTGGAAACGCTCTCGTTTGCCCTGAGGTCCGGCAGAAATCCCCCACGACACAGCCCAGgttctccagcctggccaggcagcTGTTTGCTGTGTGGCCGCTGGTTTCCCTCGGTGTTGGGCGGCTGCTGAGCGTTAAATCCATCGGGTACCACGAGCACACCTCGGAGTACGGCGTGCACTGGAACTTCTTCTTTACCTTGGCCTTGGTGAGACTTGCAGCCTCTCTGCTTTTAGCCATATTCCCCAAACATAAGGCTTGGCTTGTGGCTGTAGCTCTGGCTGTGCTTTaccagctcctcctcagcagcacctccctgaaGGGGTTCATCCTGCACGGCAGCGACGGCAGCGGCTCCCGGCTCGGCTTCCTCGACGCCAACCGCGAAGGGCTGCTCTCCCTCTGTGGCTACCTGGCCATCTACCTGGCGAGCGTGCAggtggggctgtggctgctgcagcgCAGGGGCTCGgtcagggaatggctggaggCCCTGAgggggctggctctggctcttGTGGcgctgtgggtgctgctgcagctgtgccagatgTGCACGGAGCCCGTGTCCCGCCGCATGGCCAACCTGCCCTTCTGCACCTGGGTGCTCgcccactgcctgctgctgctgggattctTTGTGCTCACCGACCTCACCCTGGTGTTCACAAAGCTGCTGGTCAGAGGCTCCAGcgtgccctgctgctggaacGTTGTGCAGCCcccaaattccaggaaaaaGCACGGAATGGAGGCTGTGGGAAGGCAAGACAAGCTGTCACAGCTATGCCTGATTAGTGCTATTAACAAAAATCAATTACTGTTTTTCTTGCTAGCCAATGTTATGACTGGTGCTGTGAACATCCTGATAGACACAATCCACAGCAAGGCTGCCTTTACATTATGCATACTGCACTTGTACATGTTTTTTAACTGTTTAGTTATGTATATATTACATGACAGAAATATAGTATTAAAGTTTTGGTGA